One Ooceraea biroi isolate clonal line C1 chromosome 6, Obir_v5.4, whole genome shotgun sequence genomic window carries:
- the LOC113562201 gene encoding uncharacterized protein LOC113562201, with protein MILVKLGSFMFYRDIVFDLIRFAEKNFWSTTYDEFGAQVLETYDKLGMTMVYIFTFIVYIATFNYIFAPFFEIQETNVTKKILPFKLWFDFPYHSPYYEVTYTIQVINFK; from the exons ATGATATTAGTAAAGTTAGGTAGCTTCATGTTCTATCGCGATATAGTGTTTGACTTGATACgttttgctgaaaaaaatttttggaGTACCACCTATGATGAATTTGGTGCTCAAGTCCTGGAAACATACGATAAATTAGGAATGACTATGGTttacattttcacatttatcGTCTACATCGCAACATTCAATTACATCTTCGCACCTTTCTTTG AAATCCAAGAAACGAATGTAACGAAGAAAATACTACCGTTTAAATTGTGGTTCGATTTTCCGTATCACTCACCGTATTACGAAGTCACTTACACTATACaggtaataaattttaaataa
- the LOC113562151 gene encoding uncharacterized protein LOC113562151, with translation MLLGQQSGYTKYPCFICQWDSRARERHWEQKDWPLRQSLDPGSHNVINEPLVDPKNVLLPPLHIKLGLMKQFVKALNKEGQCFKHLQKVFPFLSEAKIKEGVFVGPDIRILMKTTDFEEVMTKDEKSAWTSFKKVIDGFLGNNKHIDVFPENLGDVSEEQGERFHQDIKEMERRYQGRWRATMLADYCWCLQRDEVNANHKRRSGTRSLQEKKKRYRKS, from the exons ATGCTTCTTGGACAACAATCTGGATATACCAAATATCCTTGTTTTATTTGTCAGTGGGACAGTCGAGCAAGAGAACGGCATTGGGAACAAAAGGATTGGCCTTTAAGACAATCTCTTGATCCAGGATCACACAACGTGATTAATGAACCTTTAGTAGATCCCAAAAACGTTCTTCTTCCTCCACTGCATATCAAATTAGGTTTGATGAAGCAGTTTGTGAAGGCTTTGAATAAAGAGGGTCAGTGTTTCAAACATCTCCAGAAAGTGTTCCCATTTTTGTCTGAAGCAAAAATAAAGGAAGGCGTTTTTGTTGGACCTGATATAAGAATCCTGATGAAAACAACAGACTTCGAGGAAGTAATGACAAAGGATGAAAAATCGGCATGGACGAGTTTTAAGAAAGTTATTGATGGTTTTTTGGGAAATAACAA GCACATAGATGTATTTCCTGAAAACCTTGGAGATGTCAGTGAAGAACAGGGAGAGAGATTCCACCAAGACATTAAAGAAATGGAACGTAGATATCAAGGGCGGTGGAGAGCAACTATGTTGGCCGACTACTGTTGGTGTCTACAGCGTGATGAAGTGAATGCAAATCATAAGAGGCGTTCTGGTACTCGAAGTCtacaagagaagaagaaaagatatcGCAAATCATGA
- the LOC113562066 gene encoding uncharacterized protein LOC113562066 produces MFLVTYNKEIIEKMVRRCAIPHCKSGYRGKENENDKVSIFSVPKDQYERMKWAQILSCSLSDKLYVCEIHFDPMSIKREKIASHNGILLYKHIYKQKRLIAGALPIQSNKYPLKRLKMNPASTDPQSAQASILVLNDIDINANAIDIDIDIDNLVY; encoded by the exons ATGTTTCTCGtaacatataataaagaaataatcgaAAAAATGGTGCGACGATGTGCTATACCACATTGTAAAAGCGGATATCGTgggaaagaaaatgaaaatgacaAAGTGTCTATATTTTCGGTGCCAAAAGATCAGTACGAACGCATGAAATGGGCTCAGATTTTATCATGTTCGTTGAGTGACAAATTATATGTGTGTGAAATACATTTTGATCCAATGAGTATTAAAAGGGAGAAGATTGCTAGTCATAATggaatactattatataag CATATTTACAAACAGAAACGACTTATAGCTGGGGCACTGCCTATTCAAAGTAATAAATACCCTTTGAAGCGATTGAAAATGAATCCGGCCTCGACTGATCCGCAATCTGCACAAGCCTCAATTCTTGTATTAAATGACATAGATATTAATGCCAATGCAATTGACATAGATATTGACATAGATaaccttgtttattaa